A window of the Hevea brasiliensis isolate MT/VB/25A 57/8 chromosome 6, ASM3005281v1, whole genome shotgun sequence genome harbors these coding sequences:
- the LOC110641024 gene encoding vesicle transport protein GOT1: protein MAYELNEIKKIGLGLIGFGIFFSFLAILLFFDRGLLALGNIFWLAGVAILLGWRSTLNIFTNKANYKGSVSFLLGLFFIFVRWPIVGIILEIYGCIALFGGFWPSVTVFLYQIPVVGWIIQYPVLLLDRLRGGPA, encoded by the exons ATGGCCTATGAACTAAATGAAATAAAGA AAATTGGATTGGGTCTCATTGGCTTTGGCATCTTTTTCTCATTTCTTGCTATACTTCTGTTTTTCGATAGGGGTTTACTTGCCCTAGGGAAT ATATTTTGGTTAGCAGGTGTAGCCATATTGCTTGGTTGGCGTTCTACTTTGAATATTTTTACAAACAAAGCAAACTACAAG GGCTCTGTGTCTTTTCTTCTGGGGCTTTTCTTCATTTTTGTTCGCTGGCCTATCGTTGGTATAATCTTGGAAATATATGGCTGTATTGCTCTCTTTGG TGGCTTTTGGCCATCTGTTACGGTGTTCCTCTATCAAATTCCAGTTGTTGGATGGATTATACAGTATCCTGTTCTG CTTCTTGATCGCCTGAGAGGTGGTCCTGCTTGA